The stretch of DNA CAAGATAGTCAAGAGCTTGCAGATAAACTTGTTGAAAATAACTTCCGTGCGACTAAATTAGCCACAACTGGAGGTTTTTTGAGAGCAGGAAATACCACTTTTTTAAGTGGTGTCGAAGATGAGCGTGTGGATGAAATCCTCGAACTCATTGGTAACTCATGTGGAAATCGAGAGCAGCTGGTATCTCCTATTACGCCGATGGGTGGGAGCGCAGATTCCTATATTCCATATCCTGTTGAAGTGGAAGTTGGCGGCGCAACGGTCTTTGTCATGCCAGTTGAATCGTTTCATCAATTTTAAAGTAGTGAGAAAGGTTGTGGTAATAAGACGGGGAAATAACTGTCTATTGCCGCATCTTTTTTTATATGCTTTATCAGATTTGAGTTGAAACGGGATTTTAAAATGGGAGGCTTCAAAGTAAAAGGTGAAGCAATTTTGTCGGCAACTTTAGTTAAAATTCCATTATAAAAGCATAGTATGTACGCACAGATTAAGGTAAAATGGGGATAGTATCTTGATGGCGTACGACGTTATATCTTTATCAAAAGGAGCGCAAGGTTAATGGAAGTCATTGAACAACTCACCCAAGCTTATCATAACCAAAAATTGTCACATGCATATTTATTTGAAGGTGATGATGCGGAAGCAATGAAAACGACGGCAATAGCCTTTGCTCAATTGATTTTATGTCAAGATGAATCACGATGTCGCACGAAAATTGTGGAACATAATCATCCGGACTTTCAATATGTGATGACAGAAGAAACGACGTTGAAAAAAGAACGTGTGGAAACATTAGTGCATCACATGAATCAATTGCCTATTGAAGGGCGTTACAAAGTCTATATTATTCAAGATTTTGAGAAGTTAACGATTCAAGGTGAGAATAGTATTCTTAAGTTTTTAGAAGAGCCACCGTCAAATACAATCGCCATCATTATGAGTACGAAGCCAGAGCAAATTTTGGATACGATTCATTCTCGATGTCAGCATGTGTACTTTAAACCGATGTCTCGTACGACATTTATATCTCGATTAACGGAACAAAATGAGGCGATAACTGCTCCGATTGCGGCATTGTTAAGCACATATACGACACAGTTAGAAGTCGCGGCGCAATTGTATGAAGACTATGAGTTGCTTCCTCTGCGTAAAGTGCTTTTACAATGGTGTAATAAATTAATCACACAACGGGATATGGCTTTAATCGGTGTCGTCGAGTTGATGAAGCATGCGAAGAATAGACCTTTGCAGTTGCTGGCTTTGTCAGGAATTAATACTTATTTTCAAGATTTGTTATACATGAAAGTGGGAATGGCGGAACGCATAACATTTTCTGAGTTGAAACCAGAATACGACACGTTGGTCACACAATTGAGTTATCGCCACTTAACATATATGATTGAACAAATAACAGAAGCACATAAAAAGCTCAATCAAAACGTGAATCCTACGCTAGTATTTGAGCAAATTGCAATAAAAGTGAAGGGGTGACGCTTATGCGTTCTGTCGTAGGCATCTATTTTGAGAAGGCCAATGCATTAGAGTATTATGCGCCGAATACTTTGTCGCTTGACGTGGGACAGTGTGTTGTAGTGGAATCGAAGCGAGGACATGAGCTCGGCGTAGTCAAACATGCACCGAGAGAAGTGCCAGAGGAAGATGTCACATTACCACTAAAACCAGTGCTACGTATTGCAACAGATAAAGATCTTCGGCATTATAAAAAAAATGAGGAAGATGCGGCTCGCGCAATGGCGCTATGTAAATCATTTGTTGAACAATTGGGGTTGGACATGCGTGTGGTGAACAGTGAATACATTTTAGACCGTTCTAAAATTATTTTTAATTTCACAGCGGATGAGCGCATTGATTTTCGTAAATTGGTCCGCATGTTGGCACAACGTTTAAAAACACGTATTGAATTACGCCAAATTGGTGTACGTGATGAAGCTAAATTATTAGGAGGCATCGGACCATGTGGCCGTTCGCTTTGTTGTGCCACATTTTTAGGAGATTTTGAACCGGTGTCTATAAAAATGGCGAAAGACCAAAATTTATCATTAAATCCGACGAAAATTTCTGGTGCATGTGGTCGGTTAATGTGCTGTTTAAAATATGAAAATGATTATTACGAGTCAGCACGGGAACAGCTCCCAGATATTGGCACACGCATTCAAACGCCTGAAGGTCAAGGTGAAGTCGTGAGCCTTAATATTATAGATGTATCCATGCAAGTCCGGCTTGAAGGCATGGAACAATTGATGGAGTACCATATCGAAGAGTTAGAAACATTGAAATAGGAGGTACATCTGTTGGATCGAAATGAGTTGTTTGATCGGTTAATGCAGTTGGAGCAACATGTCACATATCTTAACGAAGCGATGGAAGAGTTGAAAGTACTCACAGTAGCGCTCGTTGAAGAAAATGTGACACTTCAAATAGAAAATGATCATTTCAAGACGTTAATGCAAACTGAACCGGAAAATAATGAAAAAACACAAGTACAAGAAACGGCGGCGTCACCTCAGAAGTCTGCAAAAAAACCGCGTCAAAGTCGGGAATATTTTGCAAAACTGTATCATGAAGGGTTCCATATTTGTCACGATGTGTTCGGCAAAC from Staphylococcus lutrae encodes:
- a CDS encoding cyclic-di-AMP receptor, whose product is MKMVIAIVQDQDSQELADKLVENNFRATKLATTGGFLRAGNTTFLSGVEDERVDEILELIGNSCGNREQLVSPITPMGGSADSYIPYPVEVEVGGATVFVMPVESFHQF
- a CDS encoding DNA polymerase III subunit delta' C-terminal domain-containing protein → MEVIEQLTQAYHNQKLSHAYLFEGDDAEAMKTTAIAFAQLILCQDESRCRTKIVEHNHPDFQYVMTEETTLKKERVETLVHHMNQLPIEGRYKVYIIQDFEKLTIQGENSILKFLEEPPSNTIAIIMSTKPEQILDTIHSRCQHVYFKPMSRTTFISRLTEQNEAITAPIAALLSTYTTQLEVAAQLYEDYELLPLRKVLLQWCNKLITQRDMALIGVVELMKHAKNRPLQLLALSGINTYFQDLLYMKVGMAERITFSELKPEYDTLVTQLSYRHLTYMIEQITEAHKKLNQNVNPTLVFEQIAIKVKG
- a CDS encoding PSP1 domain-containing protein; the protein is MRSVVGIYFEKANALEYYAPNTLSLDVGQCVVVESKRGHELGVVKHAPREVPEEDVTLPLKPVLRIATDKDLRHYKKNEEDAARAMALCKSFVEQLGLDMRVVNSEYILDRSKIIFNFTADERIDFRKLVRMLAQRLKTRIELRQIGVRDEAKLLGGIGPCGRSLCCATFLGDFEPVSIKMAKDQNLSLNPTKISGACGRLMCCLKYENDYYESAREQLPDIGTRIQTPEGQGEVVSLNIIDVSMQVRLEGMEQLMEYHIEELETLK
- the yabA gene encoding DNA replication initiation control protein YabA; this encodes MDRNELFDRLMQLEQHVTYLNEAMEELKVLTVALVEENVTLQIENDHFKTLMQTEPENNEKTQVQETAASPQKSAKKPRQSREYFAKLYHEGFHICHDVFGKHRHGEDCMFCLNVLNEKQE